One window of Microcoleus vaginatus PCC 9802 genomic DNA carries:
- a CDS encoding PAS domain-containing sensor histidine kinase produces the protein MTTDSFHLSLLERAIAASSNSILIADASRPDIPIIYCNPAFEKLTGYSAEEVIGRNCRFLQGPDTDQAELDKLRSSLRAGTEIQVVLKNYRKDKTPFWNELIVSPILDNEGKLTHFIGVQNDISKRVAAETALQESEERLRAIATVTPVPMSITRLEDSVILYANPALGKSLGVSSEQLIGRKKIELYANINDRRQLIELVKQNGFSDSEQICLRKPNGSLFWVKMSMRSINFNGEAAILSAFYDITARVEAETALRQSEARFQKLAANVPGMIYQFQLAADGTLSFPYVSSGCRELWELEPEVLQDSAIPAIEMIHPEDAPSFHESVAISAKTLEPWRWEGRFVFPGDRIKWISGASRPEPGEKADIIWDGLLIDISDRKLAESALRQSEARFQKMAANVPGMIYQYLLHPDGSDEFIYASSGCWELYELEPEKIQENSGLMWSMVHPEDLKSMLESIAISGETLKPWIYEGRIVTGSGKVKWIRGIARPELQPGGDILWEGVTIDISDRKLAEIALSESKMALQQANQELEKRVLERTEALQTSQNMLWSVINNIPQLIAWKDRDLVYLGGNKNFAKVAGFNHPSEIAGLTDFDMPWKPEETEIFRACDRRIMATNTPEYHIIESKMQADGTQCCLDTNKIPLHDNSGNVVGILSTFEDITDRLSLAAQVRASEELFRTIFEDAPIAIYLANLDDNKLVRVNKTYCEMLGYTAEELLNKTFTELGHPEDYPNNLQVAHSLERGETNSYQIEIRQLAATGKIVWVNVTATLIRDAEGKAIYKLGMIENITNRKISAAALQASESQLRKQASQLQEAYEQLQNAQIQLVQSEKMSSLGQMVAGIAHEINNPATFINGNISHTYNYFHDLIELLSLYQECYPSPVPQIAEKVKDLELDFLKEDLPRMLNSMRVGIERISKIVLSLRNFSRLDESEMKLVDLHEGIDSTLLILQHRLHQGSRKSRIEIIKEYGKISKIHCCAGQLNQVFLNIISNAIDALENQPQPRTIVIRTLMKKAGLKSHSKNQLTDCDRIVICIADSGPGMSEDVRKRLFDPFFTTKPVGAGTGLGLSISHQIVVEKHKGSLRCISAPGQGAEFWIEIPC, from the coding sequence ATGACAACAGACTCTTTCCACCTGTCTCTCCTAGAGCGGGCGATCGCAGCTTCGAGTAACAGTATCCTAATCGCGGATGCTAGCAGGCCTGACATACCTATTATCTACTGCAATCCTGCTTTTGAGAAACTGACCGGTTACAGTGCCGAAGAAGTTATTGGACGCAACTGCCGGTTTTTGCAAGGCCCCGATACCGATCAGGCCGAATTAGATAAACTCCGCAGCAGCTTGCGAGCAGGAACGGAAATTCAGGTAGTTCTCAAAAATTATCGCAAAGACAAAACTCCTTTTTGGAACGAATTAATCGTTTCCCCCATCCTAGACAACGAGGGAAAATTAACTCATTTTATCGGGGTTCAGAACGATATTAGTAAAAGAGTAGCAGCCGAAACAGCCCTGCAAGAAAGTGAAGAAAGATTGCGGGCGATCGCCACTGTGACTCCCGTTCCCATGTCAATTACACGCCTAGAAGACAGCGTTATTTTGTATGCCAATCCTGCCCTAGGGAAAAGTTTAGGTGTGAGTTCCGAACAACTTATCGGACGCAAAAAAATTGAACTTTATGCCAATATCAATGACCGCCGTCAATTGATAGAATTAGTCAAACAAAACGGCTTTAGCGACAGCGAACAAATCTGCCTTAGGAAACCAAACGGCAGTTTGTTTTGGGTAAAAATGTCGATGCGCTCGATTAATTTTAACGGCGAAGCCGCAATTTTATCGGCATTTTACGATATTACCGCTCGCGTAGAAGCAGAAACAGCACTACGGCAAAGCGAAGCGAGGTTTCAAAAACTAGCTGCCAACGTTCCCGGGATGATTTATCAATTTCAGTTAGCAGCAGACGGTACTTTGTCATTCCCCTACGTCAGTTCCGGCTGCCGCGAACTCTGGGAATTAGAACCCGAGGTACTCCAAGATTCAGCTATTCCCGCCATCGAAATGATTCATCCAGAGGATGCGCCCAGCTTCCATGAATCAGTTGCTATCTCAGCTAAAACTTTAGAGCCTTGGCGGTGGGAAGGCAGATTTGTTTTTCCGGGGGATCGGATTAAGTGGATTAGCGGGGCTTCCAGACCAGAACCGGGCGAAAAAGCTGACATTATTTGGGACGGCTTGTTGATTGACATTAGCGATCGCAAACTTGCAGAATCAGCACTGCGGCAAAGCGAAGCCAGATTTCAAAAAATGGCCGCCAACGTGCCGGGAATGATTTATCAATACTTGCTGCATCCCGACGGTTCCGATGAATTCATTTATGCCAGTTCAGGCTGTTGGGAGCTCTACGAATTAGAGCCAGAAAAAATTCAAGAAAACTCCGGTTTAATGTGGTCAATGGTGCATCCAGAAGACCTAAAATCCATGTTAGAATCAATCGCAATTTCCGGCGAAACTTTAAAACCTTGGATATATGAAGGGCGGATCGTAACCGGATCTGGAAAAGTAAAATGGATTCGTGGCATTGCCCGCCCCGAACTGCAACCGGGCGGCGATATACTGTGGGAGGGAGTGACAATCGACATCAGCGATCGCAAGCTAGCAGAAATCGCCCTCAGCGAATCAAAAATGGCCCTGCAACAAGCCAATCAAGAACTTGAAAAGCGCGTCCTAGAACGCACGGAAGCCTTGCAAACCTCCCAAAATATGCTGTGGTCGGTAATCAACAACATCCCTCAGTTAATTGCCTGGAAAGATCGAGATTTAGTTTACTTGGGAGGCAACAAAAACTTTGCCAAAGTCGCAGGTTTCAATCACCCCAGTGAAATCGCTGGTCTCACCGACTTCGATATGCCTTGGAAGCCCGAAGAAACAGAAATTTTTCGGGCTTGCGACCGTCGCATCATGGCAACAAACACCCCAGAATATCACATCATAGAATCCAAAATGCAAGCCGACGGCACCCAGTGCTGTCTGGATACAAATAAAATACCTTTACACGACAATTCCGGCAATGTTGTCGGCATTTTGTCTACGTTTGAAGACATCACAGATAGGCTTTCTCTAGCAGCTCAAGTCCGGGCCAGCGAGGAACTATTTCGCACAATTTTTGAAGATGCACCCATCGCTATCTACTTAGCTAATTTAGACGATAACAAGTTAGTGCGAGTCAATAAAACTTACTGCGAAATGCTGGGATATACCGCCGAAGAATTGCTGAACAAAACATTTACAGAACTTGGGCACCCCGAAGATTATCCAAACAACCTCCAAGTTGCTCATTCTCTTGAGCGGGGAGAAACTAATAGCTATCAAATTGAAATCCGCCAGCTTGCCGCTACAGGTAAAATTGTTTGGGTAAACGTGACAGCTACTTTGATTCGAGACGCCGAAGGAAAAGCTATTTACAAATTAGGGATGATTGAAAATATAACTAACCGCAAAATTTCCGCCGCCGCACTCCAAGCTTCCGAATCTCAATTAAGAAAACAAGCATCCCAATTGCAAGAAGCCTACGAACAGCTACAAAACGCTCAAATCCAATTAGTTCAATCAGAAAAAATGTCGAGTCTCGGTCAGATGGTGGCTGGCATCGCCCACGAAATCAACAATCCAGCAACTTTTATTAACGGTAATATTTCTCATACATACAACTATTTTCATGATTTAATAGAACTCTTAAGTCTCTACCAGGAATGCTACCCCTCCCCAGTTCCTCAGATTGCTGAAAAAGTTAAGGATTTAGAGCTCGATTTCCTGAAGGAAGACTTGCCCCGAATGCTAAACTCCATGAGAGTAGGAATAGAAAGAATCAGTAAAATTGTATTGTCGCTGCGGAATTTTTCGCGACTGGATGAATCAGAAATGAAGTTGGTAGACCTTCATGAAGGAATTGACAGTACGCTGTTAATTTTGCAGCACCGATTGCATCAGGGAAGTAGAAAAAGCCGGATTGAAATTATTAAAGAATACGGAAAAATCTCGAAAATTCACTGTTGTGCGGGGCAGTTAAACCAGGTATTTCTCAACATTATCAGCAACGCGATCGACGCTCTAGAAAACCAACCGCAACCTCGGACGATCGTGATTCGCACCCTCATGAAAAAAGCTGGCCTGAAAAGCCACAGTAAAAACCAGCTCACTGATTGCGATCGCATTGTAATTTGCATCGCCGACAGTGGCCCGGGAATGAGCGAAGACGTTCGCAAGCGGCTATTTGACCCGTTCTTCACAACCAAGCCCGTAGGGGCTGGAACCGGCTTAGGATTATCCATCAGCCATCAGATTGTGGTAGAAAAACATAAGGGAAGTCTGCGGTGCATCTCAGCGCCCGGACAGGGAGCGGAATTCTGGATTGAAATCCCGTGCTGA
- a CDS encoding guanylate cyclase, with product MLKKLPLSWSRYIPAGLTLALGVGLSVLTFALVWDWEDKRRDYEMHRRIDDISIGIERQLNSDLDTVLALSDYMKAFSAVERSSFARFVARPLSVHPSLQLLAWAPRVPNSQRRNYETKARTETDPSFEITERGPRGELRKALQRSEYFPAFYVEPPAGNETVLGFDLASHPKIRVALDRGRDTGEMIITNYIGLTEGNSPELGLLAIVPIYENSSKPTTLESRRQLLQGFVLGVFRGKDIFQTSLKGRNTDYLNIYLVSEAPDKQEAPSLLPQTGNPVLKNLPAERQIQQFAVQFQSASQQVLPASATADRALMQNCPILDNPGPNYTACRRRLKISSGQWSMYVSATPEIRRLRKHWRSWGTLTMGMLWTLIPVTYMLTSLSRTAQIEKLARERIRQAEQLQAAYLQLELEQAKSEQLLLNVLPAAIALRLKDNEHNIAESFAEVTVMFADIVGFTELSSRISATAVVEVLNDIFSAFDHLADRHGLEKIKTIGDAYMVVGGLPTPREDHAEAVANMAIDMLHEIRLLSLEHSEPFSIRIGISSGPVVAGVIGLKKFIYDLWGDTVNIASRMESHGITGCIQVTTETYQLLKDKYTFQKRGAIQVKGKGYMVTYLLTGKKELP from the coding sequence ATGCTGAAAAAACTACCTTTATCCTGGTCTCGCTACATTCCAGCCGGGTTGACGCTGGCTTTGGGCGTCGGGCTGTCGGTTCTGACATTCGCCTTGGTTTGGGACTGGGAAGACAAGCGCCGCGACTACGAAATGCACCGCCGCATTGACGATATTTCGATCGGCATCGAACGTCAGCTCAACTCCGACTTAGATACTGTTCTCGCCCTCAGCGACTACATGAAAGCCTTCAGCGCCGTCGAGCGTTCCTCTTTTGCCCGGTTTGTCGCCCGTCCCCTATCCGTCCACCCCAGCCTGCAACTCCTGGCTTGGGCCCCCCGCGTCCCGAATTCCCAGCGGCGCAACTACGAAACCAAAGCTAGAACCGAAACCGACCCCAGCTTCGAGATTACAGAGCGCGGCCCGCGAGGAGAACTCCGCAAGGCCCTCCAGCGTTCCGAATACTTCCCGGCTTTCTACGTCGAACCACCAGCCGGAAATGAGACAGTATTAGGCTTTGACCTCGCCTCCCACCCAAAAATCCGCGTCGCGCTCGATCGAGGGCGCGATACAGGGGAAATGATTATCACCAACTACATCGGCCTAACTGAGGGCAATTCCCCGGAACTGGGTCTTTTGGCCATAGTTCCGATTTACGAAAACAGCAGTAAACCCACTACCCTGGAATCCCGTCGCCAACTGCTACAAGGATTTGTTCTGGGCGTATTTCGAGGCAAAGATATTTTCCAAACCTCTTTAAAAGGACGCAATACCGACTACCTCAATATTTATCTCGTTAGCGAGGCTCCAGACAAGCAAGAAGCACCGTCGCTGTTACCCCAAACGGGGAACCCGGTTCTCAAAAATCTCCCTGCTGAGCGCCAAATTCAGCAATTTGCGGTGCAGTTCCAATCCGCGAGCCAACAAGTGCTTCCAGCATCAGCCACTGCTGACCGAGCCCTGATGCAAAACTGCCCGATTCTTGACAATCCCGGCCCGAACTATACAGCTTGCAGAAGGCGACTGAAAATTAGCAGCGGCCAGTGGTCTATGTACGTGTCTGCAACGCCGGAAATTCGCAGGCTTCGCAAGCACTGGCGCTCTTGGGGAACTCTGACGATGGGGATGCTGTGGACTCTGATTCCGGTGACATATATGCTGACCTCTTTGAGCCGCACCGCCCAAATCGAAAAGCTAGCCCGAGAAAGAATTCGCCAAGCCGAACAGTTGCAGGCTGCTTACCTACAGTTGGAACTCGAACAAGCTAAATCCGAGCAACTGCTGCTGAACGTTTTGCCGGCAGCGATCGCCCTGCGTTTGAAGGACAATGAACACAATATCGCCGAAAGTTTTGCGGAAGTGACTGTGATGTTTGCCGACATTGTGGGGTTTACAGAGCTTTCGTCGAGAATTTCAGCGACGGCGGTGGTGGAAGTGCTCAACGATATTTTTTCGGCTTTTGACCACTTGGCCGATCGCCACGGTTTGGAGAAAATTAAGACTATTGGTGACGCTTACATGGTTGTCGGCGGTTTGCCGACGCCCCGAGAGGATCACGCCGAGGCGGTTGCGAACATGGCGATCGATATGCTGCACGAAATTCGGCTCCTGAGTTTAGAACATTCGGAACCTTTCAGCATTCGGATTGGGATTAGCAGTGGCCCTGTCGTTGCCGGCGTCATCGGCTTAAAAAAGTTTATTTATGACCTCTGGGGCGACACAGTAAATATTGCTTCGCGCATGGAATCCCACGGGATTACTGGCTGCATTCAAGTCACCACCGAAACCTACCAGCTATTAAAAGATAAATATACTTTTCAGAAGCGCGGCGCCATTCAAGTTAAGGGCAAGGGATACATGGTTACTTATTTACTGACTGGGAAAAAAGAATTGCCATAA
- a CDS encoding YebC/PmpR family DNA-binding transcriptional regulator, whose amino-acid sequence MAGHSKWANIKRQKARVDAVKGKVFARISREIIVAARSGVPDPAGNFQLRTAIEKAKAADIPNENIERAIAKGAGLAGGSSDLEAIRYEGYGVGGVAILIEALTDNRNRTAADLREAFTKNGGNLGETGCVGWMFDHKGVCTVRGPIDEEQLFEASLEAAAESYDLILIDEDTEGAEVFTSVAHLEKLADVLKQKKFAVLQSENRWIPSNTVEIDTPEKARSLLKLMDALEDLDDVQSVTANFEMTDELMSSVMV is encoded by the coding sequence ATGGCTGGACACAGTAAGTGGGCGAATATTAAACGCCAAAAAGCTAGAGTTGATGCCGTTAAAGGCAAGGTTTTTGCTAGAATATCTCGCGAAATTATTGTCGCGGCCCGCAGCGGAGTTCCTGATCCCGCTGGCAATTTTCAACTGCGGACGGCTATTGAAAAAGCCAAGGCGGCGGATATTCCTAATGAAAACATAGAAAGGGCGATCGCCAAAGGTGCCGGCTTGGCGGGGGGGAGTTCGGATTTAGAAGCTATTCGCTACGAAGGTTACGGCGTTGGCGGGGTGGCTATTCTGATTGAAGCGCTGACAGACAATCGCAACCGCACAGCGGCTGACTTGCGAGAAGCTTTTACTAAAAATGGCGGCAACTTGGGCGAAACTGGTTGTGTGGGCTGGATGTTTGACCACAAAGGAGTTTGTACGGTACGCGGCCCGATTGATGAGGAACAATTGTTTGAAGCATCGCTAGAGGCGGCTGCGGAATCTTATGATTTGATATTAATTGATGAGGATACTGAAGGTGCAGAGGTATTTACAAGTGTAGCTCATTTGGAAAAGCTGGCTGATGTTTTGAAACAAAAAAAATTTGCAGTTTTGCAGTCGGAAAATCGCTGGATTCCCAGCAATACAGTGGAAATAGACACTCCTGAAAAAGCTCGATCACTCCTTAAGTTAATGGATGCACTGGAAGATTTGGATGATGTGCAAAGTGTGACGGCGAATTTTGAAATGACAGATGAATTGATGTCTTCGGTCATGGTTTAA
- a CDS encoding histidine phosphatase family protein gives MPQTVWIARHGNRIDFVNPDWFLTAERPYDPHLSEDGHVQAKQLANRLKGEGISHIFASPFLRTVQTANHAAEALDLSIKLEWGLCEWLNPEWMPEMPETESVEALCRRFPRIDASYKGGIANYPETGEACFKRAGETAKRLAAEFPEDMLLVGHGASVLGTAIGLAGCVETEINASLCCLVKVVRGEGEWSIALNGDTSHLSDSEAVIRFN, from the coding sequence ATGCCACAAACAGTCTGGATCGCACGACACGGAAACCGCATCGACTTCGTTAACCCCGACTGGTTTCTCACCGCAGAACGCCCCTATGACCCCCACCTTTCCGAAGACGGTCACGTTCAAGCTAAACAACTCGCCAATCGCCTCAAAGGAGAAGGAATTTCTCATATTTTTGCTTCCCCTTTTCTGCGAACTGTCCAAACAGCAAATCACGCGGCCGAAGCTCTCGATTTGTCAATTAAACTAGAGTGGGGACTGTGCGAATGGCTGAATCCGGAATGGATGCCAGAAATGCCAGAAACTGAGTCCGTCGAAGCTTTGTGCAGGCGTTTTCCCAGGATAGATGCTTCCTACAAAGGCGGTATTGCTAATTATCCCGAAACTGGGGAAGCTTGTTTCAAAAGGGCGGGGGAAACTGCTAAACGCCTCGCGGCTGAGTTTCCCGAAGATATGTTATTGGTAGGTCACGGTGCATCGGTTTTAGGAACTGCGATCGGGCTGGCTGGCTGTGTTGAAACGGAAATTAACGCTTCTTTGTGCTGTTTGGTGAAAGTGGTGCGGGGTGAGGGAGAATGGTCGATCGCACTTAATGGCGATACTTCTCACCTGAGTGACTCTGAAGCCGTGATCCGGTTTAATTAA
- a CDS encoding BrnT family toxin: protein MKFEWDENKAAVNLSKHGISFEEARTVFDDPLYVDFYDPDHSDEEDRYIIVGESQQGNLLIVSYTERADFIRLISARKVTRVEREVYEEG from the coding sequence ATGAAATTCGAGTGGGATGAAAACAAGGCTGCGGTAAATTTGTCCAAGCATGGCATCTCATTTGAGGAAGCCAGAACGGTTTTTGACGATCCCCTCTACGTCGATTTCTACGATCCGGATCACTCTGATGAAGAAGATCGCTATATTATTGTTGGAGAGTCCCAGCAAGGTAATTTATTGATAGTGTCGTATACAGAAAGAGCAGATTTTATTCGTTTGATTAGCGCCAGGAAAGTAACACGAGTGGAGCGAGAAGTTTATGAAGAAGGATGA
- a CDS encoding DUF91 domain-containing protein, which translates to MLGLTVIKRQFTVNEQRCDIIAVDENKRLVVLELKNGEDRYVVQQLTRYYDALLEHKPFADRVDYAPPVRLIAIAPKFHRYNFTDRKYHGLFFQFLQFAIVLSENHLNLQLKDVDTQHISQV; encoded by the coding sequence TTGCTCGGTTTAACAGTCATCAAGCGGCAATTCACTGTCAACGAGCAAAGATGCGATATTATAGCGGTGGACGAGAATAAACGGTTAGTTGTGCTGGAGTTGAAAAACGGCGAAGATAGATATGTCGTTCAGCAGTTAACCCGTTATTACGATGCTTTGTTAGAACACAAACCTTTTGCCGATCGCGTGGATTACGCTCCACCTGTTCGGTTAATAGCAATTGCGCCAAAATTTCACAGATATAATTTTACAGACAGGAAATATCACGGGCTATTTTTTCAGTTTTTGCAATTTGCGATCGTTCTTTCTGAGAACCACTTAAATTTACAACTGAAAGATGTAGATACTCAACATATTTCACAAGTATAA
- a CDS encoding DUF4864 domain-containing protein, translating into MLISESDRATIRSVVEQQLQAFQKDDAALAFSFASPGIQQQFRTAENFMQMVKIAYEAVYRPRSVLFENLTTVEGIPAQPVLLLDSEGIPIRAIYLMEKQFDKSWRINGCYLVSLPE; encoded by the coding sequence ATGCTCATCAGTGAAAGCGATCGCGCTACCATTCGCTCAGTCGTTGAACAGCAACTACAAGCATTTCAAAAAGACGATGCTGCGCTCGCTTTTTCCTTCGCCAGTCCCGGAATTCAGCAGCAGTTTCGCACAGCCGAAAACTTTATGCAGATGGTAAAAATTGCCTATGAAGCTGTCTACCGTCCGCGCTCGGTATTATTTGAAAACCTCACCACTGTAGAAGGAATCCCCGCTCAGCCAGTGCTGTTGCTGGACTCGGAAGGCATCCCCATCCGAGCCATTTATCTCATGGAAAAACAGTTTGATAAGAGTTGGCGAATTAATGGCTGTTATTTGGTTTCGCTACCAGAATAA